The Hyphococcus flavus genome contains a region encoding:
- a CDS encoding lysine--tRNA ligase, giving the protein MTALQIKNFTADDAAAAKTWPFQEAKALIKRLERVKKDGPVVFETGYGPSGPPHIGTFGEVARTTMVRRAFEVLTGRETRLIAFSDDMDGMRKVPPHVPNGEKLSEYLQKPLTDVPDPWGSHESFAHHNNAKLRSFLDEFGFDYEFVSSTDCYRSGKFDDTLIRVLERYDAVMDIILPTLGEERRASYSPILPVSPSTGRVLYVPMLEIDADKGEVVFEDENGEKVRTFVGGGATKLQWKADWAGRWFALGVDYEMSGEDLTESVRLSNRIVKALGAEPPAGFNYQLFLDEEGKKISKTKGNGIAIEEWLTYASPQSLALYMFQNPKAAKKLYFDVIPKVADEYWSHLEKYEGQEGAKALDNPVWHIHEGKPPAVMPPVNFAMLLNLVNATGGADEEVLRGFIRKYRPKASEAEFAETAELIKFAGRFFEAFIKPNKKYRAPSDKERAALGTLSTSLKKIGDGGSEDDYQTAVFDAGKAQEFENIRDWFKGLYEVVFGQEQGPRMGPFVKIYGAAAAAALIDDALARE; this is encoded by the coding sequence ATGACTGCCTTGCAAATCAAAAATTTCACTGCCGATGACGCCGCCGCCGCTAAAACCTGGCCGTTTCAGGAAGCCAAGGCGCTGATCAAACGGCTGGAGCGTGTGAAAAAAGACGGTCCGGTGGTGTTCGAGACCGGTTACGGCCCCTCCGGCCCGCCGCATATCGGCACCTTCGGCGAGGTCGCCCGCACGACCATGGTGCGCCGGGCGTTTGAAGTGCTGACGGGGCGCGAAACGCGCCTCATCGCCTTTTCAGATGACATGGACGGCATGCGTAAGGTTCCGCCGCATGTTCCGAATGGTGAAAAACTTTCTGAATATCTGCAGAAGCCCCTGACGGACGTGCCCGACCCATGGGGCAGCCATGAAAGCTTTGCGCACCATAATAACGCCAAACTGCGATCGTTTCTCGATGAGTTTGGTTTCGACTACGAATTCGTTTCGTCCACAGACTGCTATCGGTCCGGCAAGTTCGACGACACGCTGATTCGTGTTCTCGAGCGCTACGATGCGGTGATGGACATCATTTTACCGACGCTTGGTGAAGAACGCCGTGCAAGTTATTCGCCGATCCTGCCTGTCTCGCCGTCCACTGGCCGCGTACTCTATGTGCCAATGCTGGAAATCGATGCGGACAAGGGAGAAGTCGTTTTCGAAGACGAGAATGGCGAGAAAGTTCGTACTTTTGTCGGCGGCGGCGCAACGAAGCTGCAATGGAAGGCAGATTGGGCCGGGCGCTGGTTCGCCCTTGGCGTCGATTATGAAATGTCCGGCGAGGACCTGACGGAATCGGTCCGGCTTTCGAACCGCATCGTCAAGGCGCTAGGGGCTGAGCCGCCCGCCGGCTTCAACTATCAGCTCTTCCTCGATGAAGAAGGCAAGAAAATTTCAAAAACCAAGGGCAATGGTATCGCAATTGAGGAGTGGCTTACTTACGCTTCGCCGCAAAGCCTTGCACTTTACATGTTCCAGAACCCCAAGGCCGCGAAGAAGCTTTATTTCGATGTGATTCCAAAAGTCGCTGACGAATACTGGTCGCATCTGGAAAAGTATGAAGGCCAGGAAGGCGCCAAAGCACTCGACAACCCTGTCTGGCATATCCATGAGGGCAAGCCGCCTGCTGTCATGCCACCTGTCAACTTCGCTATGCTGTTGAACCTCGTAAACGCGACAGGCGGGGCGGACGAGGAAGTCTTGCGCGGGTTTATCCGGAAATACCGCCCCAAGGCCTCGGAAGCTGAGTTCGCCGAGACGGCGGAGCTCATCAAATTCGCCGGGCGTTTTTTTGAGGCGTTCATCAAGCCGAATAAGAAATACCGCGCGCCCAGCGACAAAGAGCGGGCGGCGCTAGGAACGCTCTCGACGAGCCTCAAGAAGATCGGCGATGGCGGCAGCGAAGACGACTACCAGACAGCCGTTTTCGACGCTGGCAAGGCGCAAGAGTTCGAGAATATACGCGACTGGTTCAAAGGGCTTTACGAGGTTGTATTCGGTCAGGAACAGGGCCCCCGCATGGGCCCGTTCGTCAAAATATACGGCGCGGCGGCAGCCGCTGCGCTAATTGATGATGCGTTGGCGCGAGAATGA
- a CDS encoding tellurite resistance TerB family protein, which yields MGAEGVVSLTPQEAVIYLMVLASASDGSINDAELRTIGRVVRSFPLFSDEDEQGLVKVAESCGALMSSDGGLHKVLEAAAQALPSFLCETAYAAVIDVVTADENLDATEIRVLELIRDVLKIEDDGAQAIEHAARARHMTVNGTA from the coding sequence ATGGGCGCCGAAGGTGTCGTTTCACTCACGCCGCAAGAGGCGGTGATTTACCTGATGGTGTTGGCGTCAGCTTCGGACGGCTCCATCAACGACGCTGAGCTTCGCACAATCGGCAGAGTGGTGCGGTCTTTTCCGCTCTTTTCAGACGAAGACGAGCAAGGCCTCGTGAAAGTAGCTGAAAGTTGCGGCGCTTTGATGTCGTCCGATGGCGGTCTGCATAAAGTATTAGAGGCAGCAGCACAGGCGCTCCCGTCGTTCCTATGCGAGACCGCTTATGCCGCTGTGATCGATGTCGTTACGGCGGATGAGAATCTGGATGCGACGGAAATTCGCGTTCTGGAGCTCATCCGTGATGTTTTGAAAATCGAAGACGATGGCGCCCAGGCGATTGAGCATGCTGCGCGTGCGCGTCACATGACGGTGAATGGCACGGCTTAG
- a CDS encoding SLC13 family permease: MKPIRILMGLAFAAAAGAAAQYGGLPEQIVATIAITALTAFWWVSEALPIPATSLVPFALFPLAGVLDQRQAAAALGSYVIILLMASFMLSKALEKSGAHERLALYMINLVGTSGRRLVIGFMLAAAVLSMWISNTATTLMLATMALAILARSDNPKLGPPLLLGIAYAASFGGTATLIGTPPNLIFADNFLQATGEEVSFARWMSIGVPIVAIGIPVMALWLTRSLGGVKTPELRDPGPWRKDEVRTMMVFAIAIILWITRAEPFGGWSGTLGMDGAGDSTVAVFAVILMFLVPDGKGGALLDWKSAGDIPWGMLLLFAGGICIASGFRASGLDVLIGDQLSGFTKMPVFLMMLGLCLSVTFLTEMTSNTATANLLMPLLAAVAAGTGVKPELLMIPAVISCSCAFMLPVATAPNAIVYGTGRVSIAQMAREGVMLNIIVALIVSSVCWAMLR, encoded by the coding sequence ATGAAACCGATAAGAATTCTGATGGGCTTGGCTTTCGCTGCCGCTGCAGGCGCGGCTGCGCAATATGGCGGGCTGCCCGAACAAATTGTCGCCACCATCGCCATCACCGCGCTGACGGCCTTCTGGTGGGTCTCGGAAGCGTTGCCAATTCCAGCAACCTCTCTCGTCCCTTTTGCACTATTTCCGCTGGCCGGCGTTCTAGACCAGCGCCAAGCAGCGGCAGCTCTTGGAAGCTACGTCATTATCCTGCTTATGGCGTCATTCATGCTTTCAAAAGCACTTGAAAAATCAGGCGCTCATGAACGGTTAGCACTTTACATGATCAATCTCGTCGGAACATCAGGGCGGAGATTGGTCATCGGCTTTATGCTTGCTGCCGCTGTTTTATCCATGTGGATTTCCAATACCGCGACGACATTAATGCTCGCTACCATGGCGCTGGCGATTCTGGCGCGGTCGGACAATCCGAAGCTAGGCCCCCCGCTTTTGCTGGGTATTGCTTACGCTGCTTCATTTGGCGGAACGGCAACGCTAATCGGCACGCCCCCTAATCTCATCTTTGCGGACAATTTCCTACAAGCCACAGGTGAAGAAGTTTCATTCGCGCGCTGGATGTCGATAGGCGTTCCCATAGTCGCCATTGGCATACCAGTGATGGCGTTGTGGCTGACGCGCTCGCTCGGCGGCGTGAAAACGCCGGAACTGCGCGATCCCGGCCCATGGCGTAAGGATGAAGTCCGCACCATGATGGTTTTCGCCATCGCCATCATCTTGTGGATCACTCGCGCCGAACCTTTCGGCGGCTGGTCGGGCACGCTAGGAATGGACGGCGCAGGGGATTCAACGGTCGCTGTATTCGCCGTCATCTTGATGTTTCTTGTCCCTGACGGAAAGGGAGGCGCCCTACTCGACTGGAAATCCGCCGGTGACATTCCCTGGGGCATGTTGCTTCTCTTCGCCGGCGGCATCTGTATCGCCAGCGGGTTCCGGGCTAGCGGACTTGATGTTCTGATTGGCGATCAGCTTTCCGGCTTCACGAAGATGCCTGTATTCCTAATGATGCTGGGCCTGTGCCTGTCTGTCACGTTCCTGACCGAAATGACGTCGAATACGGCGACCGCCAACTTGCTGATGCCGTTGCTAGCGGCAGTCGCAGCCGGAACTGGCGTCAAACCGGAACTCCTGATGATTCCAGCGGTGATCTCCTGCTCTTGCGCATTCATGCTGCCGGTAGCAACAGCGCCGAACGCCATTGTTTACGGTACCGGCCGGGTTTCAATCGCCCAGATGGCGCGCGAGGGCGTTATGCTGAACATCATTGTTGCGCTGATTGTCTCCAGCGTATGCTGGGCGATGTTAAGATGA
- a CDS encoding DUF952 domain-containing protein, whose protein sequence is MSRSHHPDFVYRLASSEEWCAAEETGFVPKRDIDERDGYFHLSTREQVLDTANLHFKDSTNLLVLEIPLAAVSSDVKFELAPKRGEFFPHLYADLKREHVSAAIKLDKTSAGFQFGGAL, encoded by the coding sequence ATGTCTCGTAGTCATCATCCCGATTTTGTCTACCGCCTCGCCAGCAGTGAGGAATGGTGCGCTGCGGAGGAAACCGGATTTGTACCAAAGCGCGATATTGATGAGCGTGATGGGTATTTCCATCTCTCCACGCGCGAACAGGTGCTGGACACGGCAAACCTGCATTTCAAGGATTCGACGAATTTGCTGGTGCTGGAAATTCCCCTGGCGGCAGTCTCGTCTGACGTAAAGTTCGAGCTGGCGCCAAAACGGGGCGAGTTTTTTCCACACCTTTATGCTGACTTAAAGCGAGAGCATGTTTCCGCCGCCATCAAGCTCGATAAGACCAGTGCCGGGTTTCAGTTTGGTGGGGCCCTATGA
- a CDS encoding quinone-dependent dihydroorotate dehydrogenase: MKPPMLLADIGSKAMGLFDGETAHRLTVRMLKAGFGPKAAPQDFLLPTQVAGIDFPNPLGLAAGFDKNGEAPNAVLDLGFGFVEIGAVTPRPQPGNDRPRVFRLRADAAVINRYGFNNDGLDAVAARLNLRERVGVVGANLGANKDSEDRTQDYVTGIKGLAGLVDFFTVNISSPNTPGLRALQDKASLRALMVRVLSTRDRHAPGIPVFLKIAPDLTDEDKADIASIANDIELDCLIVSNTTITRPDTLSSAAASETGGLSGAPLFAPSTALLREFYREIGTKVPLIGVGGVFTARDTYEKIISGASLVQLYTALIYDGPSLPSRILRDLPQFLKADGFETISQAVGAGAN, translated from the coding sequence ATGAAACCGCCGATGCTTCTTGCGGACATCGGCTCCAAAGCAATGGGGCTTTTCGACGGCGAAACAGCGCATCGTTTGACTGTTCGGATGCTGAAGGCCGGGTTTGGGCCCAAAGCAGCACCGCAAGACTTCCTTTTGCCTACGCAGGTTGCTGGTATTGATTTTCCAAATCCACTGGGGCTGGCGGCTGGTTTCGACAAGAATGGGGAAGCACCGAACGCGGTTTTGGATCTTGGTTTTGGATTTGTTGAAATTGGCGCAGTCACGCCTCGTCCACAACCCGGCAATGATCGTCCGCGTGTGTTTCGGTTGCGCGCTGACGCAGCGGTAATCAACCGGTACGGTTTTAACAATGACGGTCTGGATGCTGTGGCCGCCCGTTTAAACTTGCGCGAAAGAGTTGGCGTGGTTGGCGCCAATCTCGGTGCGAACAAGGATAGCGAAGACCGTACGCAAGATTATGTTACGGGCATCAAGGGGCTTGCCGGTTTAGTTGATTTTTTCACGGTGAATATCTCTTCGCCCAATACGCCGGGCTTGCGAGCGCTTCAGGACAAGGCATCCCTAAGAGCATTGATGGTCAGGGTTCTATCAACACGTGACCGACATGCGCCTGGAATTCCGGTATTTCTGAAAATCGCACCGGATCTCACCGACGAAGACAAGGCAGACATAGCATCGATTGCGAACGACATTGAACTCGATTGTCTGATCGTCTCTAACACGACCATCACCCGTCCTGACACGCTCAGCAGTGCTGCCGCGAGCGAGACAGGCGGGTTGTCGGGCGCTCCGCTGTTTGCACCTTCGACGGCATTGTTAAGAGAATTTTATCGTGAGATCGGAACCAAGGTTCCACTGATCGGCGTGGGCGGCGTGTTCACTGCACGCGATACATACGAAAAGATCATATCCGGGGCGTCCCTAGTTCAACTATATACAGCACTAATTTACGACGGCCCTTCATTGCCCTCACGCATTCTGAGGGATCTTCCTCAATTTTTGAAAGCCGATGGATTTGAAACGATTTCACAAGCCGTTGGAGCTGGCGCGAACTAA
- a CDS encoding MATE family efflux transporter, producing MTAAQATPAKISVSYGKVFRLAWPASVAASVTPLLGAIDVWALAQSARPLDIAAVGLGAVIFSLAYWTFGFLRMSVAGLTAQAVGAEDETEARATLARGVMIAGAIGIALVLLQWPIGQIAFQLLGTGSEASAETLASGRTYFNIRIWGAPFALASYCAFGWLTARGRTDYLMAASVFITALNILLDYWFVVGLGWGAAGVATGTLIAEVAGFFATAFFVLTTLKKHGGIRNNWRPSEFFMATRIKRTISINVDIFIRTLLLAFSFSWFVQRGGAFGDVTLAANQALLQLFLFTGLAIDGTAIAAETLAGQALGAKDKARGLAIYKSAVRRTFELALAAALLFMAFYWLAGDQVLALLTPEGPIRETMQTYMPWVIISPLIVMAGFQLDGIFVGATRSRELRDAIILSTVVFIPASLWLAGPFGNHGLWAAFSIYFLIRAVALGVWLPRIKKTFET from the coding sequence ATGACCGCCGCTCAAGCAACCCCTGCAAAGATATCCGTTTCGTACGGCAAGGTATTCCGCCTCGCCTGGCCGGCGTCCGTCGCAGCGTCCGTAACGCCGCTCCTCGGCGCGATCGATGTGTGGGCGCTGGCGCAATCGGCACGACCGCTCGATATCGCCGCTGTCGGTCTTGGCGCGGTGATCTTTTCCCTCGCCTATTGGACCTTTGGTTTCCTGCGCATGAGCGTCGCTGGCCTGACGGCTCAGGCGGTGGGCGCGGAAGACGAAACGGAAGCACGTGCAACCTTAGCGCGGGGCGTGATGATCGCGGGAGCCATCGGCATTGCTCTCGTATTGCTGCAATGGCCTATCGGACAAATCGCATTTCAGCTCTTGGGGACAGGGTCCGAAGCAAGCGCGGAAACGCTCGCATCAGGCCGCACATATTTCAACATTCGCATTTGGGGTGCGCCATTCGCTCTTGCGTCTTACTGCGCTTTTGGCTGGCTCACAGCGCGCGGGCGCACTGACTATTTAATGGCGGCGAGCGTTTTCATCACTGCACTTAATATCTTGCTCGATTACTGGTTCGTCGTCGGTCTCGGCTGGGGCGCTGCCGGCGTCGCAACAGGCACGTTGATTGCTGAAGTCGCAGGATTTTTCGCTACTGCATTCTTTGTCCTTACCACCTTGAAAAAGCATGGCGGCATTCGGAACAATTGGCGTCCTTCTGAATTTTTCATGGCGACGCGCATCAAGCGAACGATCAGCATCAATGTCGACATATTCATTCGCACATTGTTGCTTGCGTTTTCATTTTCGTGGTTCGTGCAACGCGGCGGCGCCTTTGGTGACGTCACACTGGCTGCAAATCAGGCGCTGTTACAGCTGTTTTTATTCACCGGCCTCGCCATCGACGGAACTGCTATAGCCGCTGAAACGCTCGCGGGACAGGCGCTGGGCGCAAAAGATAAGGCCCGCGGGCTTGCGATCTACAAGAGCGCCGTACGCCGTACATTTGAATTGGCATTAGCGGCGGCGTTATTATTCATGGCGTTTTACTGGTTGGCGGGCGATCAGGTATTGGCGCTCCTAACGCCTGAAGGACCGATAAGGGAAACTATGCAAACCTATATGCCGTGGGTCATCATCAGTCCGCTTATTGTCATGGCCGGGTTTCAACTGGACGGCATTTTCGTGGGCGCCACTCGTTCACGGGAACTGCGCGATGCGATCATCCTATCGACAGTCGTTTTCATTCCGGCTTCACTCTGGTTGGCTGGCCCGTTCGGCAATCACGGTCTATGGGCTGCGTTTTCCATCTATTTTCTGATCCGCGCTGTTGCACTTGGAGTATGGTTGCCGCGTATCAAAAAGACTTTCGAAACTTAG